In Saccharomonospora marina XMU15, one genomic interval encodes:
- the moaC gene encoding cyclic pyranopterin monophosphate synthase MoaC: MSELSHVDETGAARMVDVSGKEVTARTAVASGRVRTTSEVLRLLSSNGLPKGDALATARIAGVLGAKRTPELIPLCHQIALSKVDLDFQLDTDSVRIEATARTSDRTGVEMEALTAVAVAGLTLHDMIKAVDPAASLDEVRLESKAGGKTGTWRREEHR, translated from the coding sequence ATGAGTGAGCTCAGCCACGTCGACGAGACCGGCGCGGCGCGGATGGTCGACGTCTCCGGCAAGGAGGTGACCGCGCGCACCGCGGTGGCCAGTGGCAGGGTGCGCACCACCTCGGAGGTGCTGCGGCTACTTTCGTCGAACGGGCTGCCCAAGGGCGACGCCCTGGCTACCGCGCGCATCGCGGGAGTCCTCGGCGCCAAACGCACGCCCGAGTTGATCCCGCTGTGCCACCAGATCGCGTTGAGCAAGGTGGACCTGGACTTCCAACTCGACACCGACAGCGTGCGCATCGAGGCGACGGCTCGAACCAGCGACCGCACGGGTGTGGAGATGGAGGCGCTCACCGCCGTCGCGGTGGCCGGGCTGACGCTGCACGACATGATCAAGGCGGTCGATCCCGCCGCCTCGCTGGACGAGGTGCGGCTGGAGAGCAAGGCAGGCGGCAAGACCGGGACCTGGCGTCGGGAGGAGCACCGATGA
- a CDS encoding MoaD/ThiS family protein: MSSATSGPTSLDEGEQHATTVLVRYFASARAASGVDSELVRLPPGASVGEAVDQLRAMHPGELARILDAASFLLDGMAVRDVTRQLPDGAELDVLPPFAGG, encoded by the coding sequence GTGAGCTCGGCGACTTCAGGGCCGACCTCGCTCGACGAGGGGGAGCAGCACGCCACCACCGTGCTCGTGCGGTACTTCGCGTCCGCACGGGCGGCAAGCGGGGTGGATTCCGAACTCGTGCGCCTGCCACCGGGCGCGTCGGTGGGCGAGGCGGTCGATCAGTTGCGGGCGATGCATCCGGGTGAGCTTGCTCGCATCCTCGACGCCGCGAGCTTCCTGCTCGACGGCATGGCCGTGCGCGATGTCACCAGGCAGCTCCCCGATGGAGCCGAGTTGGACGTGCTCCCGCCCTTCGCGGGCGGCTGA
- a CDS encoding LysM peptidoglycan-binding domain-containing protein, with protein sequence MAYRGKHRKPSAASRNMARVAVAGLAVGAPLAIAATPAQADSVNWDAIAQCESGGDWSINTGNGYYGGLQFKLSTWQAYGGSGMPHQASRAEQIRVAENVLQGQGIGAWPVCGAKAGSTASYESSNTGGAESASSVEAPAPAPAPAPAPAPAPAPAPAPSVAESNPNGDYTVVAGDTLSKIASEHNVAGGYMKLVELNEGFISNPDFIVVGQKIATK encoded by the coding sequence ATGGCTTATCGAGGCAAGCATCGTAAACCTTCCGCTGCGTCCCGAAACATGGCTCGCGTGGCTGTTGCGGGCCTCGCTGTCGGCGCCCCGCTGGCTATCGCTGCGACCCCCGCGCAGGCCGATAGCGTCAACTGGGACGCCATCGCGCAGTGCGAGAGCGGTGGCGACTGGAGCATCAACACCGGCAACGGCTACTACGGTGGGCTCCAGTTCAAGCTGAGCACCTGGCAGGCCTACGGCGGCAGCGGCATGCCACACCAGGCCTCCCGCGCGGAGCAGATCCGCGTCGCGGAGAACGTCCTGCAGGGCCAGGGCATCGGTGCCTGGCCTGTGTGCGGTGCCAAGGCAGGCTCGACCGCCAGCTACGAGAGCAGCAACACCGGTGGCGCCGAAAGCGCCTCCTCGGTCGAGGCCCCGGCCCCGGCCCCGGCTCCCGCGCCGGCTCCCGCGCCGGCACCCGCGCCGGCACCCGCGCCGAGCGTGGCCGAGTCGAACCCCAACGGCGACTACACCGTGGTCGCGGGCGACACACTGTCCAAGATCGCCAGCGAGCACAACGTCGCGGGTGGCTACATGAAGCTCGTCGAGCTCAACGAGGGCTTCATCTCCAACCCCGACTTCATCGTGGTCGGCCAGAAGATCGCCACCAAGTGA
- a CDS encoding ABC transporter permease: MPWALWVPASLALALVVLPVAGLLVRTDYANLPALLTSPSAINALRLSLLTAGLSTVACMVLGVPLAVVLARYRGRAVRLLRAVVLLPLVLPPVVGGLALLYLLGRNGFLGYLLDVTAGVRVPLTTAAVVIAQTFVAMPFLVVSLEGALRGAGDRYERVAATLGAGPWTVFRRVTVPLLLPALGSGAVLSFARALGEFGATITFAGSLEGVTRTLPLEVYNQAQTDVDSAVALALLLVVVAVVVIVLARPRALEGVRA, from the coding sequence GTGCCGTGGGCGTTGTGGGTCCCCGCATCCCTGGCGCTGGCACTGGTCGTACTGCCGGTGGCCGGGTTGCTGGTGCGAACCGACTACGCCAACCTGCCCGCGCTGCTGACGTCGCCGTCGGCGATCAACGCGCTGCGACTGTCCTTGCTCACCGCCGGGCTGTCCACTGTGGCCTGCATGGTGTTGGGAGTCCCGCTGGCGGTGGTGCTCGCCCGCTACCGTGGGCGCGCGGTACGGCTGCTGCGGGCCGTCGTGCTGTTGCCACTGGTGCTGCCGCCCGTCGTCGGCGGTCTCGCGCTGCTCTACCTGCTCGGCCGTAACGGGTTCCTCGGCTACCTGCTCGATGTCACCGCAGGCGTGCGGGTGCCACTGACCACGGCCGCCGTGGTCATCGCACAGACCTTCGTGGCTATGCCGTTCCTCGTCGTGAGCCTGGAGGGAGCGCTGCGCGGAGCCGGTGATCGCTACGAGCGGGTCGCCGCCACGCTCGGCGCGGGCCCGTGGACGGTGTTTCGCAGGGTCACCGTCCCGCTGCTGCTGCCCGCGCTGGGCTCGGGCGCGGTACTCAGTTTCGCCAGAGCGCTCGGGGAGTTCGGGGCGACGATCACGTTCGCGGGCAGTCTGGAGGGCGTCACCCGCACCCTGCCGCTGGAGGTGTACAACCAGGCGCAGACCGATGTCGACAGTGCCGTGGCGCTGGCGCTGCTGCTGGTGGTGGTTGCCGTCGTGGTGATCGTGCTCGCGCGGCCCCGCGCGCTGGAAGGGGTGCGGGCGTGA
- a CDS encoding molybdenum cofactor biosynthesis protein MoaE, with amino-acid sequence MKRTARVIVASNRAANGVYADQTGPIITRWLAERSYEVPEPVVVPDGEPVAQALRESLSDEVDVVITTGGTGISPTDRTPEATAQVLDYELPGIADAVRAAGQEKVATAILSRGMAGVAGRTLIVNLPGSRGGVSDGLEVLAAVLDHAVDQIAGGDHPRIGADSQHENGDQQENGQLAPTARVALAQVTESELSVEEHAQLVREAGAGAVVTFGGVVRDHDDGRSVTSLYYEGHPTAGEVLARVVSEVVGRRSGLRAVAVSHRLGPLEIGDVALACAVAAEHRAEAFATCAELVDEVKARLPVWKHQHFADGTDEWVNSP; translated from the coding sequence ATGAAGCGCACCGCGAGGGTGATCGTGGCCTCGAACCGCGCCGCCAACGGCGTCTACGCCGACCAGACCGGCCCCATCATCACCAGGTGGCTGGCCGAGCGTTCCTACGAGGTGCCCGAACCGGTCGTGGTGCCCGACGGTGAGCCGGTGGCGCAGGCGCTGCGGGAAAGCCTCTCCGACGAGGTCGACGTCGTGATCACCACGGGCGGCACGGGGATCTCACCGACCGACCGCACTCCCGAGGCGACAGCCCAGGTGCTCGACTACGAGCTTCCCGGGATTGCCGACGCGGTGAGGGCGGCGGGGCAGGAGAAGGTGGCGACCGCGATCCTGTCGCGAGGCATGGCCGGTGTCGCGGGCCGGACACTGATCGTGAACCTGCCGGGTTCGCGTGGCGGGGTGAGCGACGGGCTCGAGGTGCTTGCCGCCGTGCTCGACCATGCCGTCGACCAGATCGCAGGCGGCGACCACCCGAGGATCGGTGCCGACAGCCAGCACGAGAACGGTGACCAGCAGGAGAACGGGCAGCTTGCGCCGACGGCTCGGGTAGCGCTGGCGCAGGTGACCGAGTCGGAGCTGTCGGTGGAGGAGCACGCCCAGTTGGTGCGTGAGGCGGGCGCGGGTGCCGTGGTGACCTTCGGCGGTGTCGTTCGCGATCACGACGACGGCCGATCGGTGACCTCGTTGTACTACGAGGGACACCCGACCGCGGGCGAGGTGCTCGCCAGGGTCGTGTCCGAGGTTGTCGGGCGAAGGAGCGGCCTGCGGGCGGTGGCGGTCAGCCACCGGCTGGGCCCTTTGGAGATCGGCGATGTGGCGCTTGCCTGCGCCGTCGCCGCCGAGCACAGGGCCGAGGCCTTCGCGACCTGCGCCGAACTGGTCGACGAGGTGAAGGCGCGACTTCCGGTGTGGAAACACCAGCACTTCGCCGACGGCACCGACGAGTGGGTCAATTCGCCCTGA
- a CDS encoding TOBE domain-containing protein, protein MPQFRFSEAARLLGVSDDTVRRWVRAGELVAGEDAARRKVVEGAELAAFARRLAGETPDPTGVRRSARNRFVGLVTDVVTDKVMAKVELQCGPNRIVSLMSTEAATELGLQPGVLAVAVVKATQVIIETVGGDQ, encoded by the coding sequence GTGCCGCAGTTTCGGTTCTCGGAAGCCGCCCGCCTGCTCGGTGTCAGCGACGACACAGTCCGGCGCTGGGTGCGGGCGGGAGAACTCGTCGCGGGCGAGGACGCCGCGAGGCGCAAGGTCGTCGAGGGCGCTGAGCTCGCGGCCTTCGCGCGCAGGCTCGCGGGCGAGACACCGGACCCCACCGGAGTGCGCCGCTCGGCGCGCAACCGGTTCGTCGGGCTGGTCACCGATGTCGTCACCGACAAGGTCATGGCCAAGGTGGAACTGCAGTGCGGTCCGAACCGGATCGTGTCGCTGATGAGCACCGAGGCGGCCACCGAACTCGGGCTGCAGCCGGGCGTGCTGGCGGTGGCGGTGGTGAAGGCGACGCAGGTCATCATCGAGACCGTCGGGGGTGACCAGTGA
- the modA gene encoding molybdate ABC transporter substrate-binding protein yields MRRSAGRGLIALLAAGLTAAACTAPSQDGSATLTVFAAASLTEPFAALERRFEDSHPGVDVRLNLDGSATLAQQIIEGAPVDVFASADEATMRQVVSAAAVEGRPATFATNTLTIAVAPGNPHRIRGLADLADPGLTVVVCAPAVPCGAATQRVQRAAGVELTPASEEHNVKAVLAKVEAGVADAGLVYKTDVTERRQVEAVSFPEAKQAVNSYPIATLADAPRPALAREFTELVLGEVGSRELSEAGFGAP; encoded by the coding sequence GTGAGGAGGTCGGCGGGCAGGGGGCTGATCGCGCTGCTCGCCGCCGGGCTCACCGCGGCGGCGTGCACGGCGCCGTCGCAGGACGGTTCGGCCACCCTCACCGTGTTCGCGGCGGCATCGCTCACCGAACCGTTCGCCGCGCTGGAACGCCGCTTCGAAGACAGCCACCCCGGCGTGGACGTACGGCTGAACCTCGACGGGTCCGCCACGCTGGCCCAGCAGATCATCGAGGGCGCGCCGGTGGACGTGTTCGCCTCCGCCGACGAGGCGACGATGCGGCAGGTGGTGAGCGCCGCGGCGGTGGAGGGCCGTCCGGCCACGTTCGCCACCAACACCCTGACGATCGCCGTCGCGCCGGGCAACCCGCACCGGATCCGGGGACTGGCCGACCTCGCCGATCCCGGCCTGACGGTGGTCGTCTGCGCGCCCGCGGTTCCGTGCGGCGCGGCGACGCAGCGGGTGCAGCGAGCGGCGGGGGTCGAACTCACGCCGGCGAGCGAGGAGCACAACGTCAAGGCCGTGCTCGCGAAGGTCGAGGCCGGTGTCGCCGACGCGGGCCTGGTGTACAAGACCGACGTCACCGAGCGGCGACAGGTGGAGGCGGTGTCGTTTCCGGAGGCGAAGCAGGCGGTCAACAGCTACCCCATCGCCACCCTCGCCGACGCGCCGCGACCGGCACTCGCGCGCGAGTTCACCGAACTCGTGCTCGGCGAGGTCGGTAGCCGCGAGTTGAGTGAGGCGGGCTTTGGCGCGCCCTGA
- a CDS encoding HAD-IIA family hydrolase: MSDQQWTYLTDMDGVLVHEEHLVPGADEFLAELRANEAKFLVLTNNSIYTPRDLRARLLRTGLEVPEEAIWTSALATARFLHSQRPNGSAFVIGEAGLTTALHEVGYVLTDTDPDYVVLGETRTYSFTSITRAIRLIEGGARFIATNPDPTGPSREGVLPATGSIAALIERATGRSPYYVGKPNPLMMRSALRALGAHSEHTLMIGDRMDTDVHSGIEAGLSTILVLSGISTRESAERYPFRPTLVIDSIADLLGRVKDPFAAA, translated from the coding sequence ATGAGCGACCAGCAGTGGACCTACCTCACAGACATGGACGGCGTGCTGGTGCACGAGGAGCACCTCGTTCCGGGTGCCGACGAGTTCCTCGCCGAACTGCGAGCCAACGAGGCCAAGTTCCTGGTGCTGACCAACAACTCCATCTACACGCCGCGTGACCTGCGGGCGAGGCTGTTGCGAACGGGACTGGAGGTGCCCGAGGAGGCCATCTGGACCTCAGCGCTGGCCACGGCGAGGTTCCTGCACTCGCAGCGGCCGAACGGTTCGGCGTTCGTCATCGGCGAGGCCGGTCTCACCACGGCGCTGCACGAGGTCGGGTACGTGCTCACCGACACCGACCCCGACTACGTCGTGCTCGGTGAGACCCGCACCTACAGCTTCACCTCGATCACCAGGGCCATCCGGCTGATCGAAGGCGGCGCCCGGTTCATCGCGACCAACCCCGATCCCACCGGGCCGAGCAGGGAAGGCGTGCTGCCGGCCACCGGCTCCATCGCGGCACTGATCGAGCGCGCGACCGGCCGCTCGCCCTACTACGTCGGCAAGCCGAACCCGCTCATGATGCGCTCGGCGCTGCGCGCCCTTGGCGCCCACTCGGAGCACACGTTGATGATCGGCGATCGGATGGACACCGACGTGCATTCCGGCATCGAGGCAGGGCTGAGCACGATCCTTGTCCTCAGCGGCATCTCGACGCGAGAGTCCGCCGAACGTTACCCGTTCCGGCCCACCCTCGTGATCGACTCGATCGCCGATCTGCTAGGCCGGGTCAAGGACCCGTTCGCCGCTGCTTGA
- a CDS encoding phosphatidylinositol-specific phospholipase C/glycerophosphodiester phosphodiesterase family protein, whose protein sequence is MSLPRRMLAAALSALTLFTLLSAPAAAHDRPGERNVRPLAQAHAHNDYEHSRPLFDALDHGFTSVEADIYLVGDQLLVGHDPEDLTPERTLESLYLEPLRERVMDNHGKVYRRKIDFQLLVDIKSEATSTYAALQQRLRDRRYSFMFTSYDAGKVRRHAVTVVLSGNRPRAQLSAQRHRLAFYDGRIADPTDLGPGSDAGLTPLVSDNWTKLFSWTGEGTFPARERARLREIVEQAHAAGQRVRFWATPDSDTPARTAVWEELLAAGVDHINTDDLAGLAAFLTAAR, encoded by the coding sequence ATGTCGCTCCCACGTCGCATGCTCGCGGCTGCGCTGTCGGCCCTGACCCTGTTCACGCTGCTCAGCGCCCCCGCGGCGGCACACGACCGCCCCGGCGAGCGCAACGTGCGGCCACTCGCGCAGGCGCACGCGCACAACGACTACGAGCACTCCCGCCCGCTGTTCGACGCGCTCGACCACGGCTTCACCAGTGTCGAGGCCGACATCTACCTGGTCGGCGACCAGCTGCTGGTCGGGCACGACCCTGAGGATCTGACGCCGGAACGGACGCTGGAGTCGCTGTACCTGGAGCCGCTGCGCGAGCGGGTGATGGACAACCACGGCAAGGTCTACCGGCGCAAGATCGACTTCCAGTTGCTCGTGGACATCAAGAGCGAAGCGACCAGCACCTACGCCGCGCTGCAGCAACGGCTGCGTGACCGGCGGTACTCGTTCATGTTCACCTCCTACGACGCGGGCAAGGTGCGCCGACACGCCGTGACGGTGGTGCTTTCGGGCAACCGGCCCAGGGCGCAGTTGAGCGCGCAGCGGCACCGGCTGGCGTTCTACGACGGCCGCATCGCCGATCCGACCGACCTCGGCCCCGGCTCCGACGCCGGCCTGACGCCGCTGGTGTCGGACAACTGGACCAAGCTGTTCTCCTGGACCGGAGAGGGCACCTTCCCGGCCCGGGAACGCGCACGGCTGCGCGAGATCGTCGAGCAGGCGCACGCGGCAGGCCAGCGGGTGCGATTCTGGGCCACACCGGACAGCGACACCCCGGCGCGGACGGCGGTGTGGGAGGAGTTGCTGGCGGCCGGTGTGGATCACATCAACACAGATGATCTTGCCGGGCTCGCGGCTTTCCTGACGGCCGCGAGGTAG
- the moaA gene encoding GTP 3',8-cyclase MoaA yields MTEVNLGIPRVPGAHQVTDKPRPDNPALIDTFGRVATDLRVSLTDKCNLRCTYCMPAEGLEWMPGEQVLSDDELIRLMTIAVRDLGITDIRLTGGEPLLRPRLEELVARIAALRPRPRLSMTTNGIGFAKRAKAFAEAGLDRINVSLDSIDPETFEHITRRDRLRHVLDALAAAREAGLDPVKINAVLLRGVNEHEAPSLLRFALEHGYHLRFIEQMPLDAQHGWDRRQMITADEILELLGTEFTLTPSPAERGGAPAERWLVDGGPHEVGVIPSVSRPFCAACERTRLTADGAIRSCLFSTDETDLRLLLRGGASDEDIANTWRATMWGKLAGHEINEAGFAQPIRPMSAIGG; encoded by the coding sequence GTGACGGAGGTAAACCTAGGCATCCCACGGGTGCCCGGTGCGCACCAGGTGACGGACAAGCCACGACCGGACAACCCAGCGCTCATCGACACGTTCGGGCGCGTAGCGACGGACCTGCGGGTATCCCTCACGGACAAGTGCAACCTGCGGTGTACCTACTGCATGCCCGCCGAAGGGCTGGAGTGGATGCCCGGTGAGCAGGTACTCAGCGACGACGAACTCATCCGGCTGATGACGATCGCCGTGCGCGATCTCGGCATCACCGACATCCGGCTCACCGGAGGGGAGCCGCTGCTGCGGCCCCGGCTGGAGGAGCTCGTGGCGAGGATCGCCGCGCTGCGACCACGGCCCCGGCTTTCCATGACCACCAACGGCATCGGTTTCGCCAAGCGCGCCAAGGCCTTCGCCGAGGCGGGACTGGACCGGATCAACGTCTCGCTCGACTCCATAGATCCCGAGACGTTCGAGCACATCACCAGAAGGGACCGCCTGCGGCACGTGCTCGACGCGCTCGCGGCCGCCAGGGAAGCGGGCCTGGACCCGGTGAAGATCAACGCGGTGCTGCTGCGTGGTGTCAACGAGCACGAGGCGCCCTCGCTGCTGCGGTTCGCCCTCGAACACGGCTATCACCTGCGGTTCATCGAGCAGATGCCGCTGGATGCCCAGCACGGCTGGGACCGCAGGCAGATGATCACCGCAGACGAGATCCTGGAACTGCTCGGCACCGAGTTCACGCTGACTCCGAGCCCGGCCGAGCGAGGCGGGGCACCAGCGGAACGCTGGCTGGTCGACGGGGGTCCGCACGAGGTCGGCGTGATCCCGTCGGTGAGCAGGCCGTTCTGCGCCGCCTGCGAGCGCACCAGGCTCACGGCCGACGGCGCGATCCGCTCGTGCCTGTTCAGTACCGACGAGACCGACCTGCGGCTGCTGCTGCGCGGTGGCGCGAGCGACGAGGACATCGCCAACACCTGGCGAGCCACCATGTGGGGCAAACTCGCAGGCCATGAGATCAACGAGGCCGGATTCGCGCAGCCGATCCGGCCGATGAGCGCGATCGGAGGCTGA
- a CDS encoding NAD-dependent malic enzyme — protein sequence MPVPGPGYSITVRLEAPPSASAAGDLTSAVGRVGGVLTAFDVVESHSDFIVVDITANVLSADHAEDITKALDTLAGVRVRKVSDRTFLMHLGGKLEVTPKVALRNRDDLSRAYTPGVARVCQAIAANPDDARRLTIKRNTVAVVTDGSAVLGLGNIGPAAALPVMEGKAALFKKFAGVDAWPVCLDTQDPDEIIRIVRALAPVYAGINLEDIAAPRCFEIEARLREQLDIPVFHDDQHGTAIVVVAALRNALRVIGKPIEKCRIVVSGVGAAGSAIIRLLLRKAPADIVAVDIDGAVHGARRHLDDNLRWVAENTNKEGFSGTLHEALVGADVFIGVSAPNLFGAEHVATMADDAVVFALANPDPEIDPLEAQRHAAVVATGRSDYPNQINNVLAFPGFFRGLLDAQAHQIDDEMLLAAANAIADVVDDRLNASFIVPSVFDSAVAPAVAEAVRAAARGEEEVASAS from the coding sequence ATGCCGGTTCCCGGGCCCGGTTACTCGATCACCGTGCGACTGGAAGCCCCGCCGTCGGCCAGTGCCGCGGGTGATCTGACCAGCGCCGTGGGCCGGGTCGGCGGTGTGCTCACCGCGTTCGACGTCGTCGAGTCGCACTCCGATTTCATCGTGGTGGACATCACTGCCAACGTGCTGTCGGCCGATCACGCGGAGGACATCACCAAGGCGCTCGACACGCTGGCGGGTGTTCGCGTGCGCAAGGTGTCCGACCGCACGTTCCTGATGCACCTTGGCGGCAAGCTGGAGGTGACCCCCAAGGTCGCGTTGCGAAACCGGGACGACCTCTCACGCGCCTACACCCCCGGGGTCGCACGGGTCTGCCAGGCGATCGCCGCGAACCCCGACGACGCGCGCAGGCTCACGATCAAGCGCAACACGGTCGCGGTGGTCACCGACGGCTCGGCCGTGCTCGGGCTCGGCAACATCGGCCCGGCCGCGGCGTTGCCGGTGATGGAGGGCAAGGCTGCGCTGTTCAAGAAGTTCGCGGGGGTTGATGCGTGGCCGGTGTGCCTCGACACGCAGGACCCCGACGAGATCATCCGCATCGTTCGCGCGCTGGCCCCGGTCTACGCGGGAATCAACCTGGAGGACATCGCCGCGCCTCGGTGTTTCGAGATCGAGGCACGGCTGCGGGAACAGTTGGACATCCCGGTGTTCCACGACGATCAGCACGGCACGGCGATCGTCGTGGTGGCGGCCCTTCGCAACGCGTTACGCGTGATCGGCAAACCGATCGAGAAATGCCGGATCGTCGTCAGCGGTGTCGGCGCCGCCGGTTCGGCGATCATCCGGCTGCTGCTGCGTAAGGCACCCGCCGACATCGTCGCCGTCGACATCGACGGGGCCGTGCACGGAGCAAGGCGCCACCTCGACGACAACCTGCGCTGGGTGGCCGAGAACACCAACAAGGAGGGCTTCTCCGGCACCCTGCACGAGGCGCTGGTGGGGGCGGACGTGTTCATCGGCGTGTCGGCCCCGAACCTGTTCGGCGCCGAGCACGTCGCGACGATGGCCGACGACGCCGTGGTTTTCGCGCTGGCCAACCCCGACCCGGAGATCGATCCGCTGGAAGCGCAGCGGCACGCCGCCGTCGTGGCGACCGGGCGCAGCGACTACCCGAACCAGATCAACAACGTGCTGGCGTTCCCGGGTTTCTTCCGAGGACTGCTCGACGCGCAGGCGCACCAGATCGACGACGAGATGCTGCTGGCCGCGGCCAACGCCATCGCCGACGTCGTGGACGACCGGCTCAACGCGTCCTTCATCGTGCCGAGCGTGTTCGACTCGGCGGTCGCGCCCGCCGTCGCCGAGGCGGTCAGGGCCGCCGCTCGTGGCGAAGAAGAAGTAGCCTCGGCATCGTGA
- a CDS encoding sulfate/molybdate ABC transporter ATP-binding protein produces MTLHAELEVSRGTFTLSVAFDVPRDTVLAVLGPNGSGKSTLLGCLAGLVVPDRATVTLGERTLDGHGHAVPPHRRGVGLLAQEALLFPHLSVTDNVAFAPRSRGATRAQARATAHDWLSEVDAAELADRKPHQLSGGQAQRVAVARALAGQPELLLLDEPLAALDVDAAPAVRALLRRVLRDRRHRRATVLVTHDPLDALTLSDSVVVLSAGRIVERGPTREVLAAPRTPFTARIAGLNLVSGTAAAGGEGVRTSAGLLVTGVPSVEMATGEPAVAVFTPGSVAVHPADSTVSGSPRNVIDAVISALEPHGPVVRLRTAEGISADLTPSSVAELGLEPGRAVRLVVKAAAVTIHPAIGR; encoded by the coding sequence GTGACACTGCACGCCGAGTTGGAGGTCAGCAGGGGCACGTTCACGCTGTCGGTGGCCTTCGACGTGCCGCGTGACACCGTGCTGGCCGTGCTCGGGCCCAACGGGTCGGGCAAGTCCACGCTGCTCGGCTGCCTCGCCGGGCTCGTGGTGCCCGACCGCGCCACGGTGACACTCGGCGAGCGCACTCTGGACGGGCACGGTCACGCGGTGCCGCCGCACCGGCGTGGTGTCGGCCTGCTCGCGCAGGAGGCGCTGCTGTTCCCGCACCTGAGCGTCACCGACAACGTCGCCTTCGCGCCGCGCTCGCGTGGCGCGACCCGAGCGCAGGCACGCGCGACCGCGCACGACTGGTTGAGCGAAGTGGACGCCGCCGAACTCGCCGACCGCAAACCCCACCAACTCTCCGGAGGGCAGGCACAGCGGGTGGCCGTCGCGCGCGCTCTCGCGGGGCAACCGGAGCTGCTGCTGCTCGACGAGCCCCTCGCGGCCCTCGACGTCGACGCCGCGCCTGCCGTTCGGGCCCTGCTGCGGCGGGTGCTGCGCGATCGCAGGCACCGCAGAGCCACCGTGCTGGTGACGCACGACCCGCTCGACGCGCTGACGCTTTCCGACTCCGTCGTGGTGCTTTCGGCGGGGCGGATCGTGGAGCGCGGTCCCACGCGCGAGGTGCTCGCCGCACCGAGGACACCGTTCACCGCGCGGATCGCGGGGCTGAACCTCGTTTCGGGCACGGCGGCCGCGGGTGGTGAGGGCGTGCGCACCTCGGCAGGGCTGCTGGTGACCGGCGTGCCGTCGGTCGAGATGGCCACCGGGGAACCCGCCGTCGCGGTGTTCACGCCGGGGTCGGTGGCGGTGCACCCCGCGGACTCGACCGTCAGTGGCAGCCCGAGGAACGTGATCGACGCCGTGATCTCGGCGCTGGAGCCGCACGGCCCTGTGGTGCGGCTGCGCACCGCCGAGGGAATCAGCGCGGACCTGACACCTTCCTCGGTGGCGGAACTGGGACTGGAGCCCGGCCGCGCGGTGCGGCTCGTCGTCAAGGCGGCCGCGGTGACCATCCACCCCGCTATCGGTCGGTAG